In Brevibacillus brevis, a genomic segment contains:
- a CDS encoding ATP-binding protein, with product MKNRIRTYLVQLAPVLAANVLSSSSESGQREYAPSTSWLVKMFATFADCAGAEGHRDLDRLSEELYAACADGRAPAREAAEWIRLGRDAVLARLNGDLAAIAGTETEREPYLQAMVQLYQVVDQVLARLFHVGQAGGIQNLQAVHGSEEGGAEEYFSEVAEQELVQLVLKSNDIAVLMIDRRKNIIEANYELARLFRVDRDQIIGRNIDEAFCPHDSERFVQWVIERGQSGHYVAEYNSQWTTVSTSPIYRNGELCGAIAVMRNITDSKRYEEELTKREALAAVGQLAAGMAHEIRNPLTSIKGFIQLLREQGDNKRRESYFSVILTEIERIDGLLNDVLVLARYRDDKIVSERFLVMEEVHGVVRLLEPEANRRGIRLDVQIGQGDWYIYGHRPRIKQAFLNILKNAFEALMGKGTLVRVSVFASINQVVITVEDDGIGLSEEAKQNLFVPFYTTKQEGTGLGLSTTQRIINDHGGEIFADDSPKLGGARFEIRLPLCQNGQI from the coding sequence TTGAAAAATCGGATACGCACTTATCTTGTTCAACTGGCACCTGTTTTGGCTGCCAACGTGCTTTCTTCCAGCTCAGAAAGCGGGCAGAGGGAGTACGCTCCATCAACATCATGGCTTGTCAAAATGTTTGCGACGTTTGCGGATTGTGCGGGGGCAGAGGGACATCGCGATCTGGACAGGCTATCGGAGGAGCTGTATGCCGCTTGTGCGGATGGGAGAGCGCCTGCCCGCGAAGCCGCTGAGTGGATTCGCTTGGGGAGGGATGCGGTGCTTGCCCGCCTGAATGGCGACCTCGCCGCCATCGCAGGTACCGAAACGGAGCGGGAGCCGTATTTGCAAGCAATGGTACAGCTCTACCAGGTGGTTGATCAGGTGCTTGCCCGCTTGTTCCACGTCGGACAAGCAGGCGGCATTCAAAACCTTCAGGCTGTCCACGGCTCCGAAGAGGGGGGAGCCGAGGAGTATTTCTCCGAAGTGGCCGAACAGGAATTGGTCCAGCTCGTCTTAAAATCCAACGACATCGCGGTGCTCATGATTGACAGGCGAAAGAACATTATCGAGGCAAACTATGAGCTTGCCCGACTGTTTCGAGTAGACCGCGACCAGATCATAGGCAGAAATATCGACGAAGCGTTCTGTCCGCACGACAGCGAACGTTTCGTCCAATGGGTGATCGAGCGTGGGCAATCCGGGCATTATGTAGCGGAATACAATTCGCAGTGGACGACAGTCAGCACGAGTCCGATTTATCGAAACGGGGAGCTGTGCGGGGCGATCGCGGTAATGCGCAATATCACGGATAGCAAGCGCTACGAGGAAGAGCTGACGAAGCGGGAGGCGCTGGCCGCAGTAGGACAATTGGCAGCAGGCATGGCGCATGAGATTCGCAATCCTCTGACTTCGATCAAAGGCTTCATTCAGTTGCTCAGGGAGCAGGGGGACAACAAGCGCCGGGAGAGCTACTTCTCGGTCATTTTGACGGAAATCGAGCGGATCGATGGCTTGTTGAATGACGTGCTCGTGCTGGCCCGCTATCGGGACGACAAGATCGTCTCCGAGCGTTTCCTCGTGATGGAGGAAGTCCACGGGGTCGTTCGCCTGCTGGAGCCGGAGGCAAACAGGAGAGGCATCCGGCTGGACGTGCAGATTGGACAAGGGGATTGGTACATATACGGTCATCGTCCGAGGATCAAGCAAGCGTTTTTAAACATCCTGAAGAACGCATTCGAAGCATTGATGGGCAAAGGAACGTTGGTGCGGGTAAGCGTATTCGCCTCGATTAATCAGGTCGTCATTACCGTCGAGGACGACGGGATCGGGCTATCAGAGGAAGCGAAGCAAAATCTGTTCGTGCCATTTTACACGACGAAACAGGAAGGGACAGGACTCGGCCTGTCCACGACACAGCGCATCATCAATGATCACGGCGGAGAAATTTTTGCGGATGATTCTCCCAAGCTGGGTGGGGCTCGCTTTGAGATCAGACTTCCGCTTTGCCAGAATGGTCAAATCTGA
- a CDS encoding antibiotic biosynthesis monooxygenase family protein encodes MYVSMNKLKVPADYQSHLERAFAGGGERMKDVPGFLEFLFLAPAEGNEYIVFTKWATEQDFQNWTQSEAFQRAHAGSNPNSPVTSTLEGYAVKAHS; translated from the coding sequence ATGTACGTTTCCATGAACAAATTGAAGGTTCCGGCCGATTACCAGTCGCATTTGGAGCGGGCTTTCGCAGGTGGCGGCGAAAGGATGAAGGACGTTCCGGGTTTTCTGGAATTCCTGTTTCTCGCACCCGCGGAAGGCAACGAGTATATTGTCTTCACGAAATGGGCGACGGAACAAGATTTTCAAAATTGGACGCAAAGCGAGGCATTCCAGCGCGCACACGCTGGCAGCAACCCGAACAGCCCGGTAACGTCGACGCTTGAGGGATACGCGGTAAAGGCGCACTCGTAA
- the thiE gene encoding thiamine phosphate synthase has product MKDRSILREKMGVYVVIGTQDCGYSVERTVQIVREALEGGVGTLQLRDKGSKLTADERFELGRQLQELCREHGTLFFVNDDVDLAVRLQADGVHVGQDDMHLAEVQRIVGPDMYIGVSAGTVEEALAAKNGGVDCIGVGAMYATSSKADAGEPIGPAGLKAIRDAVGTELPIVGIGGITLENASEVIRFGADGVAVISAISRAASPREAAHSLQGIVRSARHGQVG; this is encoded by the coding sequence ATGAAAGACAGAAGCATATTGCGAGAGAAAATGGGTGTGTATGTTGTCATCGGAACGCAAGATTGCGGATATTCCGTGGAGCGTACCGTCCAGATCGTCAGAGAAGCACTTGAGGGCGGAGTGGGGACGCTGCAGCTCCGCGACAAAGGGAGCAAGCTGACTGCCGATGAGCGTTTTGAGCTTGGCCGCCAGCTGCAGGAACTTTGCCGCGAGCACGGTACGCTGTTTTTCGTCAACGATGACGTCGATCTCGCCGTTCGTCTGCAGGCGGACGGAGTCCACGTGGGACAGGACGACATGCACCTTGCCGAGGTGCAACGGATCGTCGGACCGGATATGTACATCGGCGTATCAGCAGGGACAGTAGAAGAAGCATTGGCGGCGAAAAATGGCGGGGTAGACTGCATCGGGGTCGGAGCCATGTACGCCACTTCCTCAAAAGCGGATGCCGGTGAGCCAATCGGGCCGGCGGGTTTGAAGGCAATCCGCGATGCGGTAGGAACGGAGCTCCCAATCGTCGGGATCGGTGGAATTACACTGGAAAACGCTTCGGAAGTAATTCGCTTCGGGGCAGACGGCGTGGCTGTCATCAGTGCGATCAGCAGAGCGGCTTCCCCGCGCGAGGCAGCGCACTCCTTGCAGGGAATTGTACGATCTGCCCGGCACGGACAGGTCGGTTGA
- a CDS encoding thiamine phosphate synthase has product MTRTPELHVITSGRQSLDEVLAMAEAAYAGGMDYLHVREKQRTARECMDWTIALSNVLPKGCLIINDRVDVAAAAGCRGAHLAYHSLTPAEARLVLRDEQWIGRSVHSLAEAEQAAGEGVSYVLYGHVFASGSKPGIPPRGTEELARITARLKIPVIGIGGITPENASQVLGAGCSGIGVLSGITDAQDVKQAARAYREALDSGKGRM; this is encoded by the coding sequence ATGACTCGCACTCCTGAGCTTCATGTCATAACCAGCGGCCGTCAATCGCTGGATGAGGTGCTCGCTATGGCGGAAGCAGCTTATGCCGGGGGCATGGACTATTTGCATGTCAGGGAAAAGCAGCGGACAGCGCGGGAGTGTATGGACTGGACGATCGCTTTGTCCAACGTGCTGCCCAAAGGCTGTCTCATCATCAACGATCGAGTGGATGTGGCGGCGGCGGCAGGGTGCCGCGGCGCACATCTGGCCTACCATAGCCTGACCCCGGCGGAAGCTCGCCTTGTACTGAGGGACGAGCAATGGATCGGCCGGTCCGTGCATTCCTTGGCGGAGGCGGAGCAAGCGGCAGGCGAAGGGGTTTCGTATGTGCTGTACGGCCATGTGTTCGCGAGCGGTTCCAAGCCTGGGATCCCGCCGAGAGGTACGGAAGAGCTGGCCCGTATCACGGCGAGACTGAAGATTCCGGTCATCGGGATCGGAGGCATTACTCCGGAGAATGCCAGTCAAGTATTGGGGGCGGGCTGCTCGGGCATCGGCGTGCTTTCCGGGATTACGGATGCCCAGGACGTCAAGCAGGCCGCGCGTGCATACCGAGAGGCGCTCGACAGTGGGAAGGGGCGAATGTAA
- a CDS encoding DUF3054 domain-containing protein has translation MRLRISPAGYVLLVGDLVAFLLFAYYGKLAHHLPVTVLGILDTLAPFLAGWVVACFLFRSYRQNAYESFGRLLLSTFLTWTVAAPIGLVLRTWWTGIPMTWLFTWVAYLITLAFLLGWRILFAIGYAIRKRTNV, from the coding sequence ATGAGACTGCGTATCTCGCCTGCCGGCTATGTACTGCTGGTCGGAGATCTGGTCGCCTTCCTGCTCTTCGCTTACTACGGAAAGCTGGCCCATCATTTGCCCGTGACTGTCCTCGGCATCCTGGACACACTGGCTCCGTTCTTGGCAGGGTGGGTCGTCGCATGCTTCCTTTTCCGCAGTTATCGTCAAAACGCCTACGAATCATTTGGCCGACTGCTATTGTCGACGTTTCTCACCTGGACGGTAGCAGCGCCGATCGGACTTGTCCTACGAACGTGGTGGACGGGCATTCCGATGACGTGGCTTTTCACTTGGGTTGCATACCTGATTACTCTGGCATTCCTGCTTGGCTGGCGAATTCTTTTTGCGATCGGCTATGCCATTCGTAAGCGCACCAACGTGTAA
- a CDS encoding GNAT family protein, which translates to MLSITPVTLQGKLVRLEPLRERHTQGIWEAGQFEEIWTYMKDRIVRLDDARQFVEQALEHEEKGTELPFAIVREQDGKVIGSTRFLNISRQDRGLEIGSTWLTPSVWKTLVNTECKWLLLRHCFEELGCIRVQLKTDSRNENSQRAIARIGGTREGVLRNHMVLPNGYIRDSVYFSIVDREWPSVDAKLQMLLFGE; encoded by the coding sequence ATGCTTTCGATCACACCGGTCACCTTGCAAGGAAAACTCGTCCGGCTCGAGCCGCTGCGCGAACGGCATACGCAAGGAATTTGGGAGGCGGGACAGTTCGAGGAAATTTGGACGTACATGAAAGATCGCATTGTTCGGCTCGATGACGCACGGCAGTTCGTTGAGCAGGCGCTAGAACATGAGGAAAAGGGAACCGAACTGCCTTTTGCCATCGTTCGCGAGCAGGATGGGAAGGTAATCGGCAGTACGCGGTTTCTGAACATTTCCCGCCAGGACCGCGGGTTGGAAATCGGCTCCACCTGGCTGACTCCGTCCGTTTGGAAGACGCTCGTCAACACCGAATGCAAGTGGCTGTTGCTGCGGCATTGCTTTGAAGAGCTGGGCTGCATCCGCGTACAGCTCAAAACCGATTCGCGCAACGAGAACTCGCAGCGAGCGATCGCGAGGATCGGGGGTACCCGGGAAGGCGTGCTCCGCAACCACATGGTTTTGCCGAATGGCTATATCAGGGACTCCGTCTATTTCAGCATCGTGGATCGCGAGTGGCCTTCTGTCGATGCAAAGCTGCAAATGTTGCTGTTTGGTGAATAA
- a CDS encoding D-TA family PLP-dependent enzyme — protein sequence MDINQLDTPSLLLDLDIMEANLRRIDRFAKQQGISWRPHIKTHKSVEIARRQIASGAAGITVAKVSEAEVMARAGIDNILIAYPLASSTKLARVAALMPIATMILTVDSAEQAQHIQDFFGQLGKAIDVWIKVDSGLRRCGVAPGEHTLELARYVSRCPNLRLKGLFTHAGHSYAASSYEQIRDIGEYEGRCIVESAELCEKNGIPIEVRSVGSTPTYTFSGQVPGITEVRPGNAVFYDAIQVGLGVAAYEQCALSLVSTVVSVKQGERLVLDTGSKSLSLDQGAHGNATVRGFGHVIGHPELVIARLSEEHGVVQLEGETKLGLLDRVRIIPNHACTVANLFDHYLVVREGQVVDKWKVDARGCVQ from the coding sequence GTGGACATCAACCAACTGGACACGCCGTCGCTGCTGCTGGATCTGGACATCATGGAAGCCAATCTCAGAAGAATCGACCGGTTTGCCAAACAGCAAGGCATTTCGTGGAGGCCCCATATCAAAACCCACAAGTCGGTCGAAATCGCGAGACGGCAGATCGCCAGTGGTGCTGCAGGGATCACGGTCGCGAAAGTATCGGAAGCGGAGGTGATGGCCCGCGCTGGAATCGACAACATACTGATTGCCTATCCGTTGGCCTCTTCCACCAAGCTGGCCCGCGTAGCCGCACTCATGCCCATCGCCACGATGATTTTGACCGTCGATTCCGCAGAACAGGCACAGCATATCCAGGACTTTTTCGGGCAACTGGGAAAAGCCATCGACGTCTGGATCAAGGTGGATTCAGGTTTGCGACGTTGCGGAGTCGCGCCCGGAGAGCACACCCTCGAGCTCGCACGGTACGTGAGCCGTTGCCCGAATTTGCGGCTCAAGGGGCTGTTTACGCATGCCGGACATTCCTATGCGGCTTCTTCCTATGAGCAGATCCGGGACATCGGGGAGTACGAGGGAAGGTGTATCGTGGAGTCCGCCGAGCTTTGCGAGAAAAACGGGATTCCGATCGAAGTACGCAGCGTGGGGTCGACACCGACATACACGTTTTCCGGCCAAGTGCCGGGGATCACGGAAGTTCGTCCGGGCAACGCCGTCTTTTACGATGCCATTCAGGTCGGTCTGGGTGTCGCGGCTTACGAGCAATGCGCCCTTAGCCTGGTCAGCACGGTGGTCAGTGTAAAGCAGGGAGAGAGGCTCGTACTCGACACGGGAAGCAAATCGCTCTCGCTGGACCAGGGGGCACACGGGAATGCTACCGTCAGAGGATTCGGGCATGTGATCGGCCATCCGGAATTGGTCATCGCTCGCTTGTCCGAGGAGCATGGCGTCGTTCAACTCGAAGGAGAGACAAAGCTCGGGCTGCTGGATCGCGTCCGAATCATCCCCAACCATGCTTGTACGGTCGCGAATCTGTTTGACCACTACCTGGTGGTGCGGGAAGGGCAGGTCGTGGACAAATGGAAGGTAGATGCAAGAGGCTGCGTGCAGTAA
- a CDS encoding tripartite tricarboxylate transporter permease, producing the protein MSALQYLGDGFLLAMQWHNLVYAFVGVLIGTAVGVLPGIGPMSGVALLMPVTASLTAGLPPEEAAASAIILLAGVYYGAMYGGSTTSILLNTPGESSSVVTTLDGYQMARQGRAGAALSISAIGSFVAGIVALIALVFLADPLSDLALKFGPAEYFSLMILGLCAVSGLGGKSMTKALIMTVFGLLLATIGIDNVSGVARFTYDIPDLYQGLEFLTIAVGLFALGEVFKTILETDASSQEIIKVGRVLPTAQDLKQSAAPIARGSLLGFFVGVLPGAGATLASFFAYILEKKLSKDPSRFGKGAIEGVASPESANNAASGGAMVPLLTMGIPGSGTTAILMGALLMYNVQPGPLLFTDHPQVAWGLIASMFIGNVMLLVLNMPLVKVYAKIIETPTEYLIPLIIAISVFGVYAVQISTFDLVLLVVCGVAGYFLSKNDFPLAPLVLGLVLGPMIENNMRRALTTSNGDFMIFVTKPISAVFLVCALLWLLIPILLKKRGKQVVVSEEA; encoded by the coding sequence ATGAGTGCGCTGCAATATTTGGGGGATGGCTTCCTCCTCGCCATGCAATGGCACAATCTGGTATACGCGTTTGTAGGAGTGTTGATCGGGACCGCGGTAGGCGTATTGCCCGGGATCGGTCCGATGAGCGGTGTCGCTTTGCTGATGCCTGTCACGGCTTCACTGACGGCCGGTCTTCCGCCTGAAGAAGCGGCAGCCAGCGCCATCATTTTGCTCGCTGGTGTCTATTACGGAGCGATGTACGGCGGTTCGACTACTTCTATCCTGCTGAATACGCCAGGGGAGTCCTCATCCGTCGTGACGACGCTGGATGGCTACCAGATGGCGAGGCAAGGCCGCGCTGGAGCCGCCCTCTCGATTTCCGCGATCGGGTCGTTCGTGGCTGGGATCGTGGCGCTCATCGCTCTGGTGTTTCTGGCTGATCCGCTTTCCGACCTCGCCTTGAAGTTTGGACCTGCCGAGTACTTTTCGTTGATGATTCTCGGGCTGTGCGCAGTGAGCGGGTTGGGTGGAAAGTCCATGACCAAGGCCTTGATCATGACGGTGTTCGGTCTGCTGCTTGCCACGATCGGCATCGACAACGTCTCGGGTGTGGCACGCTTTACGTACGACATTCCCGACTTGTACCAAGGACTGGAGTTTTTGACGATAGCAGTCGGCCTCTTCGCTCTCGGGGAAGTATTCAAAACTATCCTCGAGACAGACGCGTCTTCGCAGGAAATCATCAAAGTGGGCCGGGTGCTGCCGACGGCGCAGGATTTGAAGCAAAGCGCAGCTCCCATCGCGCGCGGCTCCTTGCTTGGCTTTTTTGTCGGGGTCTTGCCGGGAGCAGGGGCCACGCTCGCTTCGTTCTTCGCGTACATTCTGGAGAAAAAGCTGAGCAAAGATCCGTCTCGTTTTGGAAAAGGAGCGATCGAAGGAGTCGCTTCACCGGAATCCGCGAACAACGCCGCTTCGGGCGGGGCGATGGTGCCCCTTCTGACGATGGGGATTCCCGGATCGGGTACGACTGCCATCCTGATGGGAGCCCTCCTGATGTACAACGTCCAGCCTGGACCGCTGCTGTTCACCGACCATCCGCAGGTCGCCTGGGGGCTGATCGCCAGCATGTTCATCGGAAACGTCATGCTGCTCGTGCTGAACATGCCGCTCGTCAAGGTCTATGCCAAAATCATTGAGACTCCCACGGAGTACTTGATTCCACTGATCATCGCCATTTCCGTCTTTGGCGTATACGCCGTCCAGATCAGCACCTTTGACCTCGTGCTGCTGGTCGTTTGCGGAGTCGCTGGCTATTTCCTGTCCAAGAACGATTTTCCGCTGGCTCCGCTCGTCCTGGGACTGGTCCTCGGCCCCATGATTGAAAACAACATGCGCCGCGCCTTGACTACGTCCAACGGCGATTTCATGATTTTCGTCACGAAACCGATCTCGGCTGTATTCCTCGTATGCGCCCTGCTCTGGCTGCTCATCCCGATCTTGCTGAAAAAACGGGGAAAGCAGGTCGTTGTGAGCGAAGAAGCGTAA
- a CDS encoding tripartite tricarboxylate transporter TctB family protein: MNLTFDRIGSVCFALIGALFVMESRSISTSAYGSEVGPNIFPLGLGILLILLSLRLFWESLRRQPQASGTGAAAVALHYKRFLLILAATLLYVFILESLGYVIATFLFLTFAFRVMGSGIVKAAVVALVFAAGVYYVYVHLLQGTLPPFPAWLGV, from the coding sequence ATGAATCTGACCTTTGACCGGATCGGCAGCGTCTGTTTTGCATTGATCGGAGCCCTGTTCGTGATGGAAAGCCGATCCATATCCACTAGCGCGTACGGGAGCGAAGTCGGTCCGAACATATTTCCGCTCGGGCTCGGCATCCTGTTGATCCTGCTGAGCTTGCGTCTGTTCTGGGAGTCGCTCAGGCGGCAGCCACAGGCTAGTGGAACGGGAGCGGCGGCCGTCGCGCTGCATTACAAACGTTTTCTTTTGATCCTGGCCGCGACGCTCTTGTACGTCTTCATCTTGGAGAGTCTCGGCTATGTGATCGCAACGTTTCTCTTTCTCACGTTTGCGTTTCGGGTCATGGGAAGCGGGATCGTCAAGGCGGCTGTTGTTGCCCTTGTCTTTGCGGCGGGCGTCTATTACGTGTACGTCCATTTGCTGCAAGGTACGCTGCCGCCGTTTCCAGCCTGGCTGGGCGTGTAA